The following coding sequences are from one Salvia hispanica cultivar TCC Black 2014 chromosome 3, UniMelb_Shisp_WGS_1.0, whole genome shotgun sequence window:
- the LOC125216216 gene encoding protein SOSEKI 3, translating to MERTKKYRQLSPERAKVWREKSPKYHYNQLPPQHKQKVPVIYYLSRNRQLEHPHFMEVTLSTPDGLYLRDVTERLNALRGRGMASNYSWSCKRSYKNGYVWHDLCDDDIILPAHGNEYILKGSEFFDDSNYGNFSPAETVILHNQKALPEPPCSRSQEESSSSSSLIDRATKTSQEDELSPPDQRPHSSSVSPECSIENNSSWNGSMSVTEYKVYKSDGFADASTQTEDNVNRGTTRAQLSCMRGVSTDDGLVEPESSGACPRLTPKVKANPQIHRDFVSPPPSTSSASSSSGRTDTLESLIRADARKLNSFRILEEEDFRLSSHSKLKASNMIMQLISCGSVSVKDHSFGLIPSYKPRFSHSKFPSLLFSKSLMLGELDCLAENPRLIGMPLEDKEYFSGSLIERNMMKEGAPKLKRSSSFNADRSIKQLDSIEDKNEGGSTRTKCIPRSIKVALSKQSRYDSMRSPVSEGPRISSDGVRSSRASTPASSNGGSKRITEPLPGKHLSNTLDSSKNLNKNVIQIEES from the exons ATGGAGAGAACGAAGAAATATAGGCAACTGAGCCCAGAACGGGCCAAAGTGTGGAGAGAAAAATCGCCCAAGTATCACTACAACCAGCTGCCGCCGCAGCACAAGCAGAAGGTGCCTGTAATTTACTATCTATCTCGAAATCGCCAGCTCGAGCATCCTCATTTCATGGAGGTCACCCTCTCCACTCCAGATGGCCTTTACTTGAGAG ATGTAACTGAGAGGCTTAATGCTTTGAGAGGCCGAGGCATGGCTTCGAATTACTCCTGGTCCTGCAAGAG GAGTTACAAGAACGGATATGTATGGCATGATCTTTGCGACGATGATATAATCCTTCCTGCTCATGGGAATGAGTATATCCTCAAGGGTTCAGAGTTTTTTGATGATTCCaattatg GTAACTTTAGTCCTGCTGAGACTGTCATATTACATAATCAGAAGGCACTTCCAGAGCCACCATGTTCAAGAAGCCAAGAGGAGTCGTCATCTTCATCTAGCTTGATTGACAGGGCTACAAAGACTTCTCAGGAGGATGAGTTATCGCCTCCTGATCAGCGTCCTCATTCCTCTTCCGTGTCTCCTGAATGCAGCATTGAGAATAATTCATCGTGGAATGGCTCTATGAGTGTTACAGAGTATAAAGTCTACAAGAGCGATGGTTTTGCTGATGCTTCCACTCAAACTGAGGATAATGTGAACAGAGGTACTACTAGAGCCCAGCTTTCTTGTATGAGAGGTGTGTCAACTGATGATGGACTAGTGGAGCCTGAAAGTAGTGGAGCTTGTCCTAGACTAACTCCTAAAGTAAAAGCCAATCCACAGATTCACAGAGATTTTGTTTCACCACCTCCTTCTACATCCAGTGCTTCTTCTTCAAGTGGCAGGACCGACACCTTGGAATCTCTCATTAGAGCTGATGCTAGGAAGCTCAACAGCTTTAGGATacttgaagaagaagactttCGATTGTCATCCCATTCTAAACTAAAGGCTTCAAATATGATAATGCAACTGATATCTTGTGGTTCAGTATCTGTCAAGGATCATAGCTTTGGCCTAATCCCGAGCTACAAGCCAAGGTTCTCACACTCCAAATTTCCATCCCTGTTGTTCTCAAAATCATTAATGTTGGGAGAGCTTGATTGCCTGGCAGAGAATCCTCGTCTTATTGGCATGCCTTTGGAGGACAAAGAGTACTTCAGTGGGAGTTTGATAGAAAGGAATATGATGAAGGAAGGTGCACCCAAATTAAAAAGATCATCTTCGTTTAATGCTGACCG AAGTATCAAGCAACTTGATTCTATTGAAGACAAAAATGAGGGAGGTTCCACTCGCACAAAGTGCATCCCAAGATCAATTAAAGTCGCTCTGAGCAAGCAGTCGAGATATGACTCTATGCGGTCCCCTGTTTCAGAGGGACCAAGAATCTCATCCGACGGAGTAAGGAGTTCAAGAGCATCCACACCAGCCTCATCGAATGGTGGGAGCAAGAGAATCACTGAGCCACTCCCAGGGAAACATTTGTCTAACACATTAGATTCTTCCAAAAATCTGAACAAGAATGTGATCCAAATTGAAGAAAGTTAA
- the LOC125209259 gene encoding uncharacterized protein LOC125209259 — protein MTDNPLFKEELVDELQDMDDLKDLEGFKKRGIKYTPFKLLPNELPLWKPGHVFKHRDFFYDVLRQYAIMSRRRVHVKRNDGDKLRAICRGQGCEWYVYLRKLESHNGHDYVVMNMQRDHAHTCSQVLDQKWLTAKWLGERYMEKIKANPHIPLAAIRQCVDEDFGLKIGRMKAYRAREHALDGTFGSAATQYRNLFYYKAELERTHPDSSVHIQYESSRDPGAVGPRFLRFYCCLGPLKKGWKQLCRPIIFFDTCFLRRMYKGQLMTAMGIDPNNGWWPIAWAVTEAESYVQWKWFVEYLSEDLELHANGPRFVFMSDQQKGLAKVILKEFSQSEHRFCVQHIYNNFKKRFVGENFKERLWEIAASTTIEHYVDKMDVLQTEYPQAHHWLSGVAPKEKWVKAFFSPHTCCDVLLNNICETFNSKVTLAREKAIISMLEDIRTSQMEWIQIRGQWIKSYDHTVPPVIKEIVDKWYSRASSWRATWNGESSYQVTGPSGQYVVNMSSFTCSCRLWQLTGIPCTHAIATINKNGEDVMRYVSRYYLKSTMIMLYENVLYPINGVDNWPKSSYGSLELAPPRSKRQRGRPKKLRREEPQIRLHADGGESLRRTFVMKCRRCGQEGHNRRTCSNDPRTDARSEVGSRESGESTLPESSNNRKCQQPNDSDPGPSTRTRARTQPQRTTARTQPQWTRARTHPQRCGRRGDQD, from the exons ATGACAGATAACCCACTTTTCAAGGAAGAACTTGTGGACGAGCTACAAGATATGGATGACCTTAAAGATTTGGAGGGTTTCAAGAAGAGAGGCATAAAGTATACCCCGTTCAAGCTCCTTCCTAATGAGCTTCCGTTGTGGAAGCCTGGTCATGTTTTTAAGCATAGAGATTTCTTCTATGACGTGTTGAGGCAGTACGCAATAATGTCCAGAAGGCGGGTGCACGTGAAAAGAAATGACGGCGACAAACTTCGTGCGATTTGTAGAGGGCAAGGCTGTGAGTGGTATGTTTATTTGAGGAAGCTCGAATCACACAACGGCCATGATTATGTGGTGATGAATATGCAACGCGATCATGCGCACACATGCTCCCAAGTGTTGGATCAGAAGTGGTTGACGGCAAAGTGGCTAGGCGAGCGTTACATGGAGAAGATCAAAGCCAACCCTCACATTCCACTTGCAGCTATACGGCAATGTGTGGATGAAGATTTTGGGCTTAAGATAGGTAGGATGAAGGCATATCGGGCCAGAGAGCACGCACTGGACGGCACTTTCGGCTCTGCGGCTACCCAATATCGAAACTTGTTCTACTACAAAGCCGAATTGGAGCGGACGCACCCTGATTCCAGCGTACATATACAGTATGAGAGTTCGAGGGATCCTGGCGCCGTGGGTCCGAGATTCCTCAGGTTCTACTGCTGTCTAGGTCCATTGAAAAAGGGATGGAAGCAGTTATGTCGGCCAATTATATTCTTCGACACTTGTTTCTTGCGACGAATGTACAAAGGACAGCTCATGACAGCAATGGGAATTGATCCCAACAATGGCTGGTGGCCGATTGCTTGGGCCGTGACTGAGGCAGAGAGTTATGTCCAGTGGAAGTGGTTCGTGGAATACTTGTCTGAGGACCTTGAATTGCATGCAAATGGCCCACGATTTGTGTTTATGTCTGACCAACAAAAG GGTCTTGCAAAGGTGATTCTTAAAGAATTCTCACAGAGCGAGCATCGATTCTGTGTTCAGCACATATACAACAATTTCAAGAAGAGGTTCGTCggggaaaattttaaagagcGATTGTGGGAGATTGCCGCGAGTACCACCATCGAACATTATGTGGATAAGATGGATGTTTTGCAAACCGAGTATCCCCAAGCACATCATTGGCTTTCTGGAGTTGCTCccaaagaaaagtgggtgaagGCATTTTTCTCTCCACATACTTGTTGTGATGTGCTCCTAAACAACATCTGTGAGACATTCAATTCGAAAGTTACATTGGCTCGAGAGAAAGCAATTATCAGCATGTTGGAGGACATTCGAACGAGTCAGATGGAATGGATTCAGATCAGAGGTCAGTGGATCAAAAGCTACGACCACACAGTCCCTCCTGTTATCAAGGAGATTGTGGATAAGTGGTACTCGCGTGCTTCATCATGGAGGGCTACATGGAATGGAGAGTCTTCGTACCAAGTAACAGGGCCGTCTGGCCAATATGTTGTCAACATGTCCTCTTTTACATGCTCTTGCAGATTGTGGCAGCTAACCGGAATCCCATGCACTCATGCTATTGCAACAATCAACAAGAATGGCGAGGATGTGATGCGATACGTCTCCCGTTATTATTTGAAGTCAACAATGATCATGCTGTACGAGAATGTCCTTTACCCAATCAATGGGGTGGACAACTGGCCGAAGAGTTCTTACGGTTCTTTGGAACTGGCGCCCCCGAGGTCAAAGCGACAGCGTGGTAGGCCGAAGAAACTGAGGCGTGAGGAGCCCCAGATTCGTCTTCATGCGGACGGAGGTGAGTCACTGCGACGAACCTTCGTGATGAAATGTCGTCGTTGCGGTCAGGAAGGTCATAATAGGAGGACATGCAGCAATGATCCTCGGACAGATGCTCGGTCTGAGGTTGGGTCGCGTGAGAGTGGTGAGAGTACTTTGCCTGAATCGTCAAACAATCGCAAATGCCAACAG CCTAATGATTCGGATCCGGGACCTAGCACTCGGACCAGGGCCAGGACTCAGCCTCAGCGGACCACGGCCAGGACTCAGCCTCAGTGGACCAGGGCCAGGACTCATCCTCAGCGATGTGGCCGCCGCGGTGATCAAGATTGA
- the LOC125212645 gene encoding uncharacterized protein LOC125212645 — protein MSSWVVFSCLHQITKGVMDLQRSLLLNFTYFQQDKSMDEARESLLLTMELEDTRLQAQEELKARDQQISQLKELLSAAIRDRDEAHHKCHNLMLLLQRQSTTPHSSVESDCDESIVSSPPPEQDLAVLIDHRPLPEKGKFLQAVMKAGPLLQTLLLAGPLPQWRHPPPPLDAYQIPPPPLSGNCRKRGAEEMSHDDAPLKYQRIVL, from the exons atGAGTAGTTGGGTTGTGTTTTCTTGTCTACACCAAATAACAAAAGGTGTGATGGATCTTCAAAGAAGCCTCCTCCTCAATTTCACGTATTTCCAGCAAGATAAG AGCATGGACGAGGCGCGTGAGTCGCTGCTGCTAACAATGGAGCTTGAAGACACGCGCCTCCAAGCGCAGGAGGAGCTCAAAGCCAGAGACCAACAAATCTCCCAGCTCAAAGAATTGCTCTCCGCCGCCATCAGAGACCGCGACGAAGCTCACCACAAATGCCACAACCTCATGCTCCTCCTCCAGCGCCAATCCACCACGCCGCATTCCAGCGTCGAGTCCGACTGCGACGAGAGCATTGTCtcctcgccgccgccggagCAGGACCTCGCCGTGCTCATAGACCACCGCCCGCTGCCGGAGAAGGGCAAGTTCCTGCAGGCGGTCATGAAAGCGGGGCCGCTGCTGCAGACGCTCCTCCTCGCCGGCCCTCTGCCGCAGTGGCGCCaccctccgccgccgctcgACGCCTACCAGATCCCGCCGCCGCCTCTCTCCGGAAACTGCCGGAAAAGAGGCGCCGAGGAGATGTCGCATGACGACGCCCCCCTCAAGTATCAAAGAATTGTGCTTTAA
- the LOC125214817 gene encoding DNA ligase 1, with translation MFSFCSCRHTSLLVSLSLNVATKLTSRSPVSISSNHFFNSTTLNPSARTMSGSSRSAFDVLMANSKKKNQPSKAKESSPRKRKTPSKPQSQTPDLLPQKEDAPAPTENQDIVQNSSSCEIGGLKDSDSKQIQTSSNADKCLVAAKKPKLSITPEESVSELKKKAVEFKAKKAAYWGEGKRVPFMFLAKTLEAVSKESGRIVITGIVCNMLRTVMETAPDDLLAVMYLLVNRIAPAHEGLELGIGESSIIKALAEACGAKETHIKKQYEELGDLGLVAKAIRTSQPLLRKPEPLTVVKVFDTFRLIAKESGKDSQEKKKNHIKALLVATTDCEPQFLIRLLQTKLRIGLAEQTLLAALGYAAVYSEKHSVSAKADHSLEEAAKIIKQVYSVIPVYDKIIPALLCGGVWDLHKTCSFSPGIPVGPMLAKPTKGVSEIVEKFQGMEYTCEYKYDGERAQIHYMENGSVEIYSRNAERNTGKFPDVVAAITRLKKPSVKSFVLDCELVAYDREKQKILPFQILSTRARKNVVMNEIKVNVCIYAFDILYLDGQLLLQEQLNVRREHLYKSFQEEPSFFQFATAITSDDLEEIQKFLDDAVNSSSEGLIIKTLKKDATYEPSKRSLNWLKLKKDYMDTIGDSLDLVPIAAFHGRGKRTGVYGAFLLACYDNDKEEFQSICKIGTGFSEAMLEERSSSLRSKVIEKPKSYYRYGDTLSPDVWFEPSEVWEVKAADLTISPVHRAAVGTVDPDKGISLRFPRLLRVREDKNPEQASSSDMVADMYNAQKHTQKDNQDENDDV, from the exons ATGTTCTCGTTCTGCTCATGCCGCCACACCTCACTCctcgtctctctctctcttaacgTCGCAACAAAACTCACCTCCCGATCCCCCGTCTCCATCTCCTCTAACCATTTCTTCAATTCCACCACACTAAACCCTAGTGCACGAACAATGTCCGGCTCTTCCCGCTCAGCCTTTGATGTTCTCATGGCCAATTCCAAGAAGAAAAATCAACCGTCCAAGGCTAAAGAATCATCGCCACGGAAACGCAAAACCCCATCTAAACCCCAATCCCAAACCCCTGATTTACTTCCACAAAAGGAAGACGCACCAGCACCCACTGAAAATCAAGATATTGTGCAGAATTCGAGCTCGTGTGAAATCGGTGGATTGAAAGATTCAGATTCAAAGCAAATTCAGACTAGTAGTAATGCGGATAAATGCTTGGTGGCGGCGAAGAAGCCGAAGTTGTCAATTACGCCAGAGGAGAGTGTATCGGAGTTGAAGAAAAAGGCTGTAGAATTCAAAGCGAAGAAGGCGGCGTATTGGGGTGAAGGAAAACGGGTGCCTTTCATGTTTTTAGCAAAGACGTTGGAGGCTGTCTCTAAGGAGTCAGGCAGGATTGTCATCACAGGCATCGTGTGTAATATGCTGAGGACAGTGATGGAGACAGCGCCGGATGATCTTTTGGCGGTTATGTACCTTTTGGTGAATAGGATCGCACCTGCTCATGAGGGTTTGGAGCTTGGTATTGGGGAATCTTCGATTATCAAGGCACTTGCTGAGGCTTGTGGGGCTAAAGAAACACATATTAAGAAGCAATACGAG GAACTTGGTGATCTAGGCCTTGTAGCAAAAGCCATACGTACGTCGCAGCCTTTGTTGCGTAAACCAGAACCGTTAACCGTTGTTAAAGTCTTTGACACATTCAGGCTGATTGCCAAg GAATCTGGGAAAGATAgtcaagagaagaaaaagaatcaCATAAAGGCATTGCTAGTCGCAACAACTGATTGCGAACCTCAATTTTTGATTCGTTTGCTCCAG ACAAAATTACGTATTGGTTTGGCAGAACAAACTCTATTGGCTGCATTAGGGTATGCTGCTGTATATTCAGAGAAGCATTCAGTTTCTGCGAAGGCTGATCATTCGCTCGAAGAA GCTGCAAAAATCATCAAACAAGTTTATTCTGTAATTCCAGTATACGATAAAATCATTCCGGCTCTTCTTTGTGGTGGTGTGTGGGATCTACACAAGACATGTAGCTTTTCACCCGGTATTCCTGTCGGACCCATGTTAGCTAAACCTACAAAAGGAGTATCTGAAATTGTGGAAAAGTTTCAAGGTATGGAATACACCTGCGAATACAAGTATGATGGAGAACGTGCTCAG ATACACTATATGGAGAATGGCTCAGTAGAGATATACAGTAGAAATGCAGAGCGGAACACTGGAAAGTTTCCAGATGTTGTTGCTGCTATCACTAG ATTGAAAAAGCCTTCTGTAAAATCATTTGTTCTTGACTGCGAACTTGTTGCATACGATCGCGAGAAACAGAAAATCCTACCTTTCCAG ATACTCAGCACTCGTGCTCGGAAAAATGTTGTCATGAATGAAATCAAAGTCAATGTTTGCATATATGCTTTCGACATTCTCTATCTTGATGGCCAACTACTCCTGCAGGAGCAACTGAATGTTCGTAGGGAG CACCTTTACAAATCATTTCAAGAAGAACCTAGTTTTTTCCAGTTTGCTACTGCTATAACATCAGATGATCTTGAGGAAATACAAAAGTTTCTAGATGATGCTGTTAATTCAAG CTCTGAGGGTTTGATTATCAAAACATTGAAAAAAGATGCTACATATGAACCTTCAAAAAGGTCGCTTAACTGGctaaaattgaagaaagacTACATGGACAC TATTGGTGATTCATTAGATTTGGTCCCCATTGCTGCATTCCATGGCAGGGGTAAACGTACTG GTGTCTATGGTGCCTTTCTCCTTGCTTGTTATGACAATGACAAAGAAGAATTCCAAAGCATATGTAAAATTG GAACTGGATTTTCTGAAGCTATGCTTGAAGAACGTTCTTCTAGTCTTCGCTCAAAAGTGATTGAGAAGCCAAAG TCATATTACAGGTATGGAGATACACTTAGTCCGGATGTGTGGTTTGAACCTAGTGAG GTTTGGGAGGTCAAAGCGGCTGATCTTACCATTAGCCCCGTTCACCGAGCTGCCGTTGGCACCGTAGATCCCGACAAG GGAATTTCTCTGAGGTTTCCACGTTTACTTCGTGTGCGAGAAGATAAGAATCCAGAACAGGCCTCCTCATCTGATATG GTTGCTGATATGTATAACGCACAGAAGCACACCCAGAAAGACAACCAAGATGAAAATGATGATGTTTGA